The nucleotide sequence TCGCCAACGTAGTTGGCAGCGCGGGACGAAGTCCCGCTGGCGACCGGACGCAGTCCGGTACAGACGGCGGACACGTCGTCGCCCTCGTCAACGGGAAGTTCGGACGTCGCTTCGCCCGAATCGCAGAGCGCTACGCCGACGTCACGCGGGTCGAGGTCCCGTGGGGCGAGTCGATCCCGCTGGAGGACGTTCGCGCGGTCGTCACCGACGACACGGACGTCGTCACGATGGTCCACAACGAGACGAGTACGGGACTGTTGAACCCCGTCGCGGGCGTCGGCGAGATCGCCGAGGAATACGACGCGCGCTTCGTCGTCGACGGCGTCACCTCCATCGGCGGCGACGCCTTCAAACTCGACGAGTGGAACGTCGACATCGCGATCACCGACTCCCAAAAGGCGCTCGCCGCGCCGCCGGGAATCAGCGCGGTGTACGTCACGAGTGAGGTCGAGTCGTCCCTCGACGGTGAATCCGCGCCGTTCTATCAGGACTTGGAGTGGCACCTTCGAAAAGCGGAGTCCCACCAGACGCCATTCACCAGCGCGGTCCCGCTGTTCCGCGCGATGGCGGTCGCCGTCGAGGATATCGTCGAGGAGACGATGCCGACCCGGATCGCCCGACATCGCCGCCAAGCCGAGGCGTTCCGCGCCGGCTTCACGGCGATGGGACTGGAACTGTTCGCGGCCCCGACGGGTGCCACCGAACTGTCGAACACCGTGACGGCGGTGTCGCTGCCGGACGCCGTCTCGGGCGACGACGCCGACGCGTTCTTCGACGGCGTCACGGAGCGCAACGTCAGCATCTCCGGCGGTCAGGGCCACCTCGGCGGCACCATCTTCCGCGTGAGCAATATGGGCGGCCTCCCCGACGACGCCATCCGCCGCGGCGTCCGGACCGTCGGCGAGGCGATGGCCGACGCGGGCGTCGACGTCGACGTCGAGGCCGGGCTCGACGCGGCCGACGCCGAACTCGACGCCGAGTGAGCTACGCCGGGTGAGCCACGCCGCGACCGGGATCGGCGCGACCGGTGCCGAACTCGACCTCTGCGGTTTTTCTCCTCCGTTCCGGGCGTCTCGACCGATAGCGTTGCGACCGCGGTGTCGCGTCCGGGCGAGGAACGGTACCACGCACCGACCTCGTCCGTAACCGCTGGTTATAAGTCTGCGAACGAATATGCGTATTATACATAGTATGGTCGATGGCTTCCACACCCGGAGTCTGCACGCCGGTCAGGAGCCGGACGAGGCGACAGGCGCGCGAGCGCCGCCGATCTATCAGACTACCTCTTACGCGTTCGACGACGCCGACCACGCCGCGGACCTGTACGCGCTCGCGGCCGACGGCGACGTCTATTCTCGCATCTCGAACCCGACGACGCGGATTTTAGAAAACCGGCTGGCGGCGCTGGAAGGCGGGGTCGCGGCGGTCGCGACGGCCTCGGGGATGGCCGCGCTCGATTCGGCGACGAGCATCCTCGCGAGCGCGGGCGACAACGTCGTCGCCTCCGCGGATATGTACGGCGGGACCGCGACGTACCTCACGAAGATGGCGACGCGCCGGGGCGTCGAGATCCGGGTGGTGGACACCCTCGACTACGAGGAATACCGAGAGCAGATCGACGAGGACACCGCGTTCGTCCACGTCGAGACGATCGCCAACCCCTCGCTGAAGACGCCCGACTTCGAGCGTCTGGCGGACGTCGCACACGCCAACGCCGCGCCGCTCGTCGTCGACAACACGTTCGCGACGCCGTATCTCTGCCGACCGATCGAACACGGTGCGGACATCGTCTGGGAGTCGACGACGAAATGGATCCACGGGTCGGGAACGACGATCGGTGGCATCCTCGTCGACGGCGGCACGTTCCCGTGGAAGCACGCGGACTACGACGAGCTCTCCGGGACGAACCCGGCCTTCGGGATCGACTTCGTCGAGCGCTACGGCGACGCGGCGTTCGCTAACGCGGCCCGTCAGCGCGCGCTCCGTACGCTCGGCAACCAGCAGTCGCCATTCGACGCGTGGCAGACGATTCAGGGGTTGGAGACGCTGCCCCTCCGGATGGCTCGCCACTGCGAGAACGCCCGCGCCGTCGCGGAGTTCCTCCGCGAACACGACGGCGTCGAGTGGGTGTCGTATCCGGGGTTCGAGGCGCACCCGACCCACGAGAACGCGCGCCGGTATCTGGGCTCCGGCGACGGAGACCGCGCTGCCGACGAGACCGCCAACGCGGGCGACGATATCGACGACGGGGAGTTCGGCGGTATGCTCACGTTCGGCCTCGCCGGCGGCTTCGAGGCGGCCAAGCGGACCTGCGAGGAGACAGACCTCGCCTCGTTCCTCGCGAACATCGGCGACGCGAAGACGCTTATCATCCACCCCGCATCGACGACGCACGCACAGCTTTCGGAGGAGGAACAGCGCGCCGCGGGACTCTCTCCCGAGATGCTCCGCCTCTCCGTCGGCATCGAGGACGCCGCCGACGTGATCGCCGACTTGGACCGCGCGATCAGCGCGGCGAGCCGAAGCGTTTCGGGAACCGGGAACGAAGCGGGGGGCGAGAAATGAAGACCGACAGCGGAACCGTCGAACTCGGCCGCTTCGACTTCGAGTCCGGCGACGAGATCGAGAACCTCGCCGTCGCCTACGAGACGTACGGCGAGTTCGATGGAGAGAATGCGATTCTCGTCTGTCACGCCCTCACCGGCAGCCAGAACGTCGCGGGCTACGGCTCCGGGACGGCCGGACAGGCCCGCGCGTGGTGGAACGACATCGTCGGCCCCGGGAAGGCCATCGACACGAACGAGTACTACGTCGTCTGCGCCAACCTCCCCGGATCGTGCTACGGGACGTCGGGGCCGTCGTCGGAGGACCCGAACGGTGAGGTGTACGGCACCGACTTCCCGCCCGTCACGGTCGGCGACTGGACGCGCTCGCAGCGACTCCTCCTCGACGAACTCGGCGTCGGCCGCCTGCACGCCGTCGTCGGCGGGAGCGTCGGCGGGATGAACGCGCTCGACTGGGCGAAGCGCTACCCCGACGACGCGCGCCATATCGTCTCTATCGCGGCCGCCGCCCGCCTCGACGCCCAGTGTCTCGCCCTCGACGCCATCGCCCGCCGCTCGATCACGACCGATCCGAACTGGAACGGCGGCGAGTACTACGGGACCGGCGACCGGCCGACCGACGGCCTCGCGCTCGCCCGACAGATCGGTCACGTGATGTACCTCTCGAAGGCGTCGATGGAACAGAAGTTCGGCCGCCGTGCCGCCGGGCGCGACGCGCGTCGGGACTCGTTCCCCTCGGATCCGGCGGCGGCGTTCTTCCCGTACCGCGACG is from Halobellus sp. LT62 and encodes:
- a CDS encoding pyridoxal-phosphate-dependent aminotransferase family protein; its protein translation is MEEDFLLLNPGPVPITDEVSAAMDQPMVSHRSAAFEAVYERAQDGLDYIFEQSTLDGSSTATAGGGTSLILNGTASMGMEAAVANVVGSAGRSPAGDRTQSGTDGGHVVALVNGKFGRRFARIAERYADVTRVEVPWGESIPLEDVRAVVTDDTDVVTMVHNETSTGLLNPVAGVGEIAEEYDARFVVDGVTSIGGDAFKLDEWNVDIAITDSQKALAAPPGISAVYVTSEVESSLDGESAPFYQDLEWHLRKAESHQTPFTSAVPLFRAMAVAVEDIVEETMPTRIARHRRQAEAFRAGFTAMGLELFAAPTGATELSNTVTAVSLPDAVSGDDADAFFDGVTERNVSISGGQGHLGGTIFRVSNMGGLPDDAIRRGVRTVGEAMADAGVDVDVEAGLDAADAELDAE
- a CDS encoding O-acetylhomoserine aminocarboxypropyltransferase/cysteine synthase family protein; the protein is MVDGFHTRSLHAGQEPDEATGARAPPIYQTTSYAFDDADHAADLYALAADGDVYSRISNPTTRILENRLAALEGGVAAVATASGMAALDSATSILASAGDNVVASADMYGGTATYLTKMATRRGVEIRVVDTLDYEEYREQIDEDTAFVHVETIANPSLKTPDFERLADVAHANAAPLVVDNTFATPYLCRPIEHGADIVWESTTKWIHGSGTTIGGILVDGGTFPWKHADYDELSGTNPAFGIDFVERYGDAAFANAARQRALRTLGNQQSPFDAWQTIQGLETLPLRMARHCENARAVAEFLREHDGVEWVSYPGFEAHPTHENARRYLGSGDGDRAADETANAGDDIDDGEFGGMLTFGLAGGFEAAKRTCEETDLASFLANIGDAKTLIIHPASTTHAQLSEEEQRAAGLSPEMLRLSVGIEDAADVIADLDRAISAASRSVSGTGNEAGGEK
- the metX gene encoding homoserine O-acetyltransferase MetX → MKTDSGTVELGRFDFESGDEIENLAVAYETYGEFDGENAILVCHALTGSQNVAGYGSGTAGQARAWWNDIVGPGKAIDTNEYYVVCANLPGSCYGTSGPSSEDPNGEVYGTDFPPVTVGDWTRSQRLLLDELGVGRLHAVVGGSVGGMNALDWAKRYPDDARHIVSIAAAARLDAQCLALDAIARRSITTDPNWNGGEYYGTGDRPTDGLALARQIGHVMYLSKASMEQKFGRRAAGRDARRDSFPSDPAAAFFPYRDVESYLDYQAEKFVERFDANSYLYLTRAMDDYDLAEGYEDDARALAAFEGEALLLSFTGDWHFTTEQSESVASAFRANDVPVAHHVIDSDHGHDAFLVEPEKVGPPLRDFLDSGVEGRAVHDTDEPDPDTGNDFAPVHASLFSQ